In Candidatus Defluviibacterium haderslevense, the following are encoded in one genomic region:
- a CDS encoding alpha/beta hydrolase, producing the protein MKSKYFSLLLLILVTISSCTNAKQSKDKVPSHDEFTIESKQVGETRNINVWTPQEYKTGTDSLPVMYMADGGIIDEDFPHIANTLSELIIAKKIPPMILVGIANTQRRRDLSGPTEIEKDKEVALVVGGSEKFRAFIKEELFPEISKRYRTTSEKSIIGESLSGLFVVETFFLTPEMFDNYIAFDPSLWWNNHYLVRTAKEHLALFPKTEKRIWFAGSSEEDISQYTNSLAEILKTENLPNINWIYSPEPKEKHNTIFRATKEKAIIWTFNKTK; encoded by the coding sequence ATGAAATCAAAATATTTTAGCTTATTACTATTAATACTTGTAACAATTTCTAGTTGTACAAATGCCAAACAATCCAAAGATAAAGTTCCAAGTCACGATGAATTTACAATAGAATCAAAACAAGTTGGCGAAACAAGAAATATTAATGTTTGGACACCACAAGAATATAAAACAGGTACAGACTCTTTGCCAGTAATGTATATGGCTGACGGAGGAATTATAGACGAAGATTTTCCTCACATTGCAAATACACTTTCAGAACTTATAATTGCTAAAAAAATACCACCAATGATTTTAGTTGGAATTGCAAACACACAGCGAAGAAGAGATTTGTCGGGTCCAACAGAAATTGAAAAAGACAAAGAAGTTGCACTAGTTGTAGGTGGTTCTGAAAAATTTAGAGCATTTATTAAAGAAGAACTTTTTCCTGAAATTAGTAAACGATATAGAACTACTTCTGAAAAAAGTATTATAGGTGAATCGTTGTCAGGTTTATTTGTTGTTGAGACATTTTTTCTTACACCTGAAATGTTTGACAATTATATTGCTTTTGACCCTTCACTTTGGTGGAACAATCATTATTTAGTGAGAACAGCAAAAGAGCATTTAGCGTTATTTCCAAAAACTGAAAAAAGAATATGGTTTGCAGGTTCAAGTGAAGAAGACATTTCACAATATACAAACAGCTTGGCTGAAATTTTAAAGACAGAAAATCTACCAAATATTAATTGGATTTATTCACCTGAACCAAAAGAGAAACACAACACTATTTTTAGAGCAACGAAAGAAAAAGCCATAATTTGGACATTTAACAAAACAAAATAA
- a CDS encoding nucleotide pyrophosphohydrolase, producing the protein MKESEEIIQALLKFRNERDWEQFHNPKDLALAISIESAELLELFLWKKADEANTEKVKEELADIFSFAFLLAEKYGFDVKEIVLDKIKTNGEKYPVAKAKGTAKKYDEL; encoded by the coding sequence ATGAAGGAAAGCGAAGAAATAATACAAGCACTTTTGAAATTCAGAAATGAAAGAGATTGGGAGCAATTTCACAATCCAAAAGATTTGGCATTAGCTATTAGCATTGAATCTGCTGAACTTTTAGAATTATTCCTTTGGAAGAAAGCAGATGAAGCAAATACTGAAAAGGTAAAAGAGGAACTTGCCGACATTTTTTCATTTGCATTTTTGCTTGCTGAAAAATATGGATTTGATGTAAAGGAAATTGTTTTGGATAAAATCAAAACAAATGGTGAAAAATATCCAGTAGCCAAAGCTAAAGGAACAGCAAAAAAGTATGATGAACTATAA
- a CDS encoding DUF262 domain-containing protein: protein METALRTDITIKDICDGFIYNELEGKGLFGLSGTLTIQPEYQRNYIYADGKRDVAVINSILKGYPLGLIYFNRVDKNSLEVLDGQQRITSFGRFVTNKFAIKDENGMEQYFSGIAEDKQKKILEAKLLIYECEGTESEIKEWFRTINISGVPLTNQELLNAVYSGPYVTLGKEEFSNSRNANIQKWSAYISGSANRQDFLERALEWVSKENVGDYMSKHRFDNNITELKNYFTSVIDWVSTVFTDVESEMKGLEWGRLYETYKKQPYNSKTVSEQVKKLYADPYIKNRKGVFEFILGGSTDFKLLEVRVFDEATKKSTYAIQTAEAEKKNISNCSHCAIGHDANKTKIWKLAEMDADHVTAWSKGGATDIKNCEMLCKSHNRAKGNK, encoded by the coding sequence ATGGAAACAGCATTAAGAACAGATATAACAATAAAAGACATTTGCGATGGGTTCATTTACAACGAACTTGAAGGCAAAGGTCTGTTTGGACTTTCGGGAACTTTAACCATTCAACCTGAATACCAACGTAACTATATTTATGCAGACGGAAAAAGAGACGTTGCAGTAATAAATTCAATCTTAAAAGGTTATCCATTAGGTTTAATTTATTTCAACAGAGTAGATAAAAACAGCCTTGAAGTTTTAGACGGACAACAGCGAATTACAAGTTTTGGAAGATTTGTAACTAACAAATTTGCAATAAAAGACGAAAACGGAATGGAGCAATATTTTAGTGGTATTGCAGAAGACAAACAAAAGAAAATTTTAGAAGCTAAACTTTTAATTTATGAATGTGAGGGAACAGAAAGCGAAATAAAAGAATGGTTTAGAACCATTAATATTTCAGGTGTTCCATTAACAAATCAAGAATTATTAAATGCAGTTTATTCAGGTCCTTATGTAACACTTGGAAAAGAAGAATTTAGCAATAGCCGAAATGCTAACATTCAGAAATGGAGTGCTTACATTTCTGGTAGTGCAAACCGACAAGACTTTTTGGAAAGAGCTTTGGAATGGGTAAGCAAAGAAAATGTTGGCGATTATATGAGCAAACACCGATTTGACAACAACATTACAGAACTTAAAAACTATTTTACAAGTGTTATTGACTGGGTTTCTACAGTGTTTACAGACGTAGAAAGCGAAATGAAAGGACTTGAATGGGGCAGACTTTACGAAACGTATAAGAAACAACCATACAACTCAAAGACAGTTTCAGAACAAGTTAAAAAATTGTATGCTGACCCATACATAAAAAACAGAAAAGGCGTTTTTGAATTTATTTTGGGTGGTTCAACAGACTTTAAACTTTTGGAAGTTCGAGTTTTTGACGAAGCTACAAAAAAATCAACTTACGCTATTCAGACAGCAGAAGCTGAAAAGAAAAATATATCAAATTGTTCACATTGTGCAATCGGACACGATGCTAACAAAACCAAAATTTGGAAATTAGCAGAAATGGACGCAGACCACGTTACAGCTTGGAGTAAAGGCGGAGCAACCGACATTAAAAACTGTGAAATGTTGTGTAAATCGCATAACAGAGCAAAAGGAAATAAATAG
- a CDS encoding helix-turn-helix transcriptional regulator, with product MSYLGQKIRETREKQNLLLRQVAAHIEVDTALMSKAERGERNLNRDQVVKLAKFFNSSEEEFISLWLCDKVIEAVDNDPFATQGIKKALTKIKN from the coding sequence GTGAGTTACCTAGGACAGAAAATTAGAGAAACGAGAGAGAAGCAAAATTTGCTACTCAGACAAGTTGCTGCTCATATAGAAGTTGACACTGCATTAATGAGTAAGGCTGAAAGAGGTGAAAGGAATTTGAATAGAGACCAAGTTGTAAAACTTGCCAAATTCTTTAACTCATCAGAGGAAGAGTTTATTTCGCTATGGCTTTGCGACAAAGTAATTGAAGCGGTTGACAATGACCCTTTTGCGACTCAAGGAATAAAAAAAGCATTAACCAAAATCAAGAATTAA
- a CDS encoding Hsp70 family protein produces MENTINFGIDLGTTNSAIAKFVKGEVIVFNNPLDYGRATLPSVVCYQKDKIIVGSQAKVMFGKQKKDAFTQAFFKRKMGTSESFQIKSQNRSITPIELSAQVLKELKTFVNTGDNLESVVITIPASFDLIQSNATKEAGYQAGFKQVVLLQEPIAASLAYANMKKSKELTDGQWLVYDFGGGTFDVALIRIKDGEMKVIDHEGNNFLGGADIDQMIVDKLVIPKINAEFSFENLEDEMKSASGKYNSKYYVLLSRAEEAKIRLSAVTSAEIVVDGFEDEEGNEVDFEITITRSEFNDLIKSSVDGTIEMIKTILTRNSLGSKDIQFTLMVGGSTYIPYVRQRVEEILQIPANCEIDPTTAVAVGAAYYAATKQKEISKSDKQQKKSAISIKASYNKASKEKDELFAARVTGETINLFYKIVRQDGGFDSGLKKLSERISEDLPLVENAYNFFTLTVYDSLNNVVETDVEPIGINSGFGISGQPLPEDICLEVDDYDNPGHTRLALIFQRNTILPTKRTLTFPINKTIIKGSEDEVIRVKVLQGSHLALPEANKGLGFVLITGKNLKRDVSKGSDIEITISLSESQDLTVAAYLNMADQEFKETFNPKERHTPIDLLKEQVEDLTEKLEEEIEQATEKEDYETASALSKLKKEMEIVAEETEKLNDDDVTDDKYKLEDRKRKIAQEIDSATKHKRIQKVKEHYFETKQECLKLIDENGNDHERKTFNDIVSQEEAFMSTNSPIKIQEKSDELQSIIGQIKWRTPDFLTGIFNWLKGEQTKMNDQTQAKSLVDAGKFAVESQNWDRLREINFGLLDLLPRGAKEQITTKIGFGL; encoded by the coding sequence ATGGAAAATACAATCAATTTCGGAATAGACCTTGGAACAACAAATTCGGCTATCGCCAAATTTGTTAAAGGTGAAGTAATCGTTTTCAATAATCCGTTGGATTATGGTAGAGCAACTCTGCCATCTGTAGTTTGCTATCAGAAAGACAAAATAATTGTTGGTAGTCAAGCAAAAGTGATGTTTGGAAAACAAAAAAAGGATGCTTTTACGCAGGCCTTTTTTAAACGAAAGATGGGAACATCAGAAAGTTTTCAAATCAAATCACAAAATCGTTCCATTACACCAATTGAACTTTCTGCACAAGTGCTGAAAGAATTAAAAACTTTCGTAAACACAGGTGATAATTTGGAATCAGTTGTAATCACTATTCCTGCTTCGTTTGACCTAATCCAATCAAATGCTACAAAGGAAGCAGGTTATCAAGCAGGTTTCAAGCAAGTTGTTTTATTACAGGAACCAATTGCTGCAAGTTTAGCCTACGCAAATATGAAAAAATCAAAAGAACTGACAGATGGGCAATGGTTAGTTTATGATTTTGGTGGCGGAACTTTTGATGTGGCTTTAATCAGAATTAAGGATGGTGAGATGAAAGTAATTGACCACGAAGGAAATAACTTCTTAGGTGGTGCTGACATTGACCAAATGATAGTTGACAAACTCGTGATTCCTAAAATTAATGCAGAATTTTCATTTGAGAATTTAGAGGACGAAATGAAAAGTGCATCGGGTAAATACAATTCCAAATACTACGTTCTTTTAAGCAGAGCCGAAGAAGCTAAAATTAGATTGTCGGCTGTTACATCGGCTGAAATTGTAGTAGATGGTTTTGAGGATGAAGAAGGAAATGAAGTAGATTTTGAAATAACCATAACACGTTCAGAATTTAACGACCTCATAAAATCTTCTGTTGATGGAACAATTGAAATGATAAAAACCATATTGACTAGAAACTCACTTGGTTCAAAGGATATTCAATTTACTTTAATGGTTGGTGGCTCTACTTATATTCCTTATGTAAGACAAAGAGTTGAAGAGATATTACAAATACCTGCTAATTGTGAAATTGACCCTACGACAGCCGTTGCGGTTGGTGCTGCTTACTATGCTGCAACTAAACAAAAGGAAATTTCAAAATCAGATAAGCAGCAAAAAAAATCTGCAATTTCAATTAAGGCAAGTTATAATAAAGCATCAAAAGAAAAAGATGAATTGTTTGCGGCAAGGGTAACTGGTGAAACCATAAACTTATTTTATAAAATTGTAAGACAAGATGGTGGATTTGATTCTGGCTTAAAGAAATTAAGTGAAAGAATAAGCGAAGATTTACCACTTGTAGAAAATGCCTATAATTTTTTCACATTAACTGTTTATGACAGTCTAAATAACGTTGTGGAAACAGATGTAGAGCCAATCGGGATTAATAGTGGCTTTGGTATAAGTGGTCAACCTTTGCCGGAAGATATTTGCTTAGAAGTTGATGATTATGATAATCCAGGCCATACACGTCTAGCACTAATCTTTCAACGAAACACAATTTTACCTACCAAACGAACTTTGACATTCCCTATTAATAAAACAATCATAAAAGGTAGTGAAGATGAGGTAATACGTGTAAAAGTATTACAGGGCTCACATTTAGCATTACCCGAAGCAAATAAAGGACTGGGTTTTGTTTTAATTACTGGTAAAAATTTGAAGAGAGATGTTTCAAAAGGCTCTGATATTGAAATCACAATTTCCCTTTCCGAATCACAAGACTTGACAGTTGCTGCATATTTAAATATGGCTGACCAAGAGTTTAAAGAAACTTTTAATCCAAAAGAAAGACACACGCCAATTGATTTATTAAAGGAACAAGTTGAAGACCTTACTGAAAAATTGGAAGAAGAAATTGAACAAGCTACGGAAAAAGAAGATTACGAAACAGCAAGTGCATTATCCAAATTGAAAAAAGAAATGGAAATTGTAGCTGAGGAAACTGAGAAATTAAATGATGATGATGTTACAGATGATAAATATAAACTCGAAGATAGAAAACGAAAAATTGCCCAAGAGATTGACTCTGCAACAAAACACAAGCGTATTCAAAAAGTAAAAGAACACTATTTTGAAACAAAGCAAGAATGCTTAAAACTTATTGATGAAAACGGTAATGACCACGAAAGGAAAACATTTAATGATATAGTTTCTCAAGAGGAAGCATTTATGTCAACGAATAGCCCAATTAAGATTCAAGAGAAATCTGACGAACTGCAAAGCATTATTGGACAAATAAAGTGGCGGACACCTGATTTTTTAACAGGCATATTCAATTGGTTAAAAGGTGAACAAACAAAAATGAATGACCAAACACAAGCGAAAAGTCTAGTAGACGCTGGCAAATTTGCAGTGGAAAGCCAAAATTGGGACAGATTGAGAGAAATTAATTTTGGATTGCTTGATTTATTACCAAGAGGAGCTAAGGAACAAATAACAACTAAAATTGGATTTGGATTATGA
- a CDS encoding DNA methyltransferase, which produces MNILPRINFCGVLTVLCSEIRHCAKRQNVTPSDDPEWSNFTKFFAQNFERYGIKKLISTSYAPDSKLYKTNYQPTLFETTNPQFDKKKTIKNGKIFTLTHDKSGDGKIDVNDLEWTYLKGDGDFNSDEIKKLRDEADIIITNPPFSLFRNFLSWIVEAEKQFLIIGNINVVTYKEVFPLIKENKLWLGTGMGRWISGFIVPETYELYGTEARIDELGNRIVATNSCLWLTNLDHGRRHQPLPLMTMEDNIKFSKHKEVKGNEYPKYENYDGINVPFTDALPSNYDGIMGVPISFLDKYSPEQFEIIDCCEPCIDLEILKQNPAFKEYKSRQVMYNGKLCQKTYHRILIRHKK; this is translated from the coding sequence TTGAACATTCTACCTCGCATCAACTTTTGTGGTGTATTGACAGTTTTGTGCTCCGAAATCCGCCACTGCGCCAAGCGCCAAAACGTTACCCCCAGTGATGACCCTGAATGGAGCAACTTCACTAAATTTTTTGCTCAAAATTTTGAAAGGTATGGAATAAAAAAACTAATAAGTACTAGTTATGCACCTGATAGCAAACTATATAAAACCAATTATCAACCTACACTTTTTGAAACAACAAATCCACAATTTGACAAAAAGAAAACAATAAAAAACGGAAAAATATTTACACTTACTCACGACAAAAGTGGAGATGGGAAAATTGATGTAAACGACCTTGAATGGACTTACCTTAAAGGCGATGGTGATTTTAATAGCGATGAAATTAAAAAATTACGAGACGAAGCCGACATAATAATTACAAATCCGCCATTTTCTTTGTTTCGCAACTTTTTATCTTGGATAGTCGAGGCAGAAAAGCAATTTTTAATTATTGGTAACATAAATGTTGTTACATATAAAGAAGTTTTTCCTTTAATTAAAGAAAACAAATTATGGTTAGGTACAGGAATGGGAAGATGGATTTCTGGGTTTATTGTTCCTGAAACCTATGAATTGTATGGAACAGAAGCAAGAATTGATGAATTAGGAAATCGAATAGTTGCTACAAATAGTTGTCTTTGGCTTACAAATTTAGACCACGGCAGAAGACATCAACCGTTGCCCTTAATGACAATGGAAGATAATATAAAGTTTAGTAAACATAAAGAAGTAAAAGGAAATGAATATCCAAAATATGAAAATTATGATGGCATAAATGTACCTTTTACAGATGCTTTACCTAGTAACTATGATGGCATAATGGGTGTTCCAATAAGCTTTTTAGATAAATATTCACCAGAACAATTTGAAATTATAGATTGTTGCGAACCTTGTATTGATTTAGAAATTTTAAAACAAAATCCAGCTTTCAAAGAATATAAATCAAGACAGGTAATGTATAATGGAAAATTATGTCAAAAAACTTATCATAGAATTTTAATAAGACACAAGAAATAA
- a CDS encoding DUF2075 domain-containing protein produces MNYNQDFEINKIAFNNNGLNSIQSQYFVSENWPVVYILNSNGVSQAYVGETIDTNSRIFTHLQTPSKSHLQEAHLISSKKFNKSVTLDIESNLIKYLHADGKYKLLNGNLGLVNHSYYQRDELYWDMFKNIWNGLIRNGIAQHSLEHISNSDLFKYSPYKTLSADQRKNLMLIIDALLSENKKSVLVEGGAGTGKTILAIFLFKLMLTSDEDFNYREFGEDEKDFINKVKLLKIKFPNPKMGLVIAMGSFRKTIKKVFRNISGLNSNLVIGPSDLEYESYDILFVDESHRLRKRVNLGPYFAIYDRVCNALKLDKLNTSELAWTQLRSNKVLYFYDAKQSIKPSDVDAVDFENLKIAPNSINVKLHSQFRVKGGNGFVDFVNNLLDNTFKNKEFKYNDTNYDLLLFDNFSEFVNELREKNEKHQLSRFIAGYAWPWISQNDPDAYDIEIENIKLKWNSTAIDYINSDIDAKEVGCIHTTQGYDLNYAAIIFGPEIIYNPISKEIEIVKENYKDRNGTATIRDNAILKDYVVNIYKTIMLRGILGCYIYVCDENLRNFFKKHIYLFNENKTPIIAIAEAKEIQLIPFENSVPLYSLKVAAGEFKFNDRIPEEKFILVPDGVKITQDHFACRIIGNSMNKIVQDGQIALFKRYTGGSRNGLMVIAEYYDHQDLDYGSCYTFKEYYSQKAINEESWHHEKIILKPKSFDASYQDIVIDPNAINEKTFSVIGIFDRVIE; encoded by the coding sequence ATGAACTATAACCAAGATTTTGAAATAAACAAAATTGCGTTCAATAATAATGGATTGAATTCCATTCAATCACAATATTTCGTAAGCGAAAATTGGCCAGTCGTATATATTTTAAATAGCAATGGAGTAAGTCAAGCATATGTTGGTGAAACCATTGATACTAATTCACGAATTTTCACACATTTGCAAACACCAAGCAAAAGCCATTTACAAGAAGCCCATTTAATTTCAAGTAAAAAATTCAATAAATCGGTAACATTAGATATTGAATCTAATTTGATAAAGTATCTGCATGCTGATGGCAAATACAAATTATTAAATGGCAATCTAGGACTGGTAAACCACTCTTATTATCAAAGAGATGAGCTTTATTGGGATATGTTTAAAAATATTTGGAATGGCCTTATCAGGAATGGAATTGCTCAACATAGTTTAGAGCATATTTCTAATAGTGACTTGTTCAAATATTCGCCTTATAAAACTTTATCTGCCGATCAAAGAAAAAATTTGATGTTAATTATAGATGCACTACTGTCGGAAAATAAAAAATCAGTATTGGTGGAAGGTGGCGCAGGTACAGGAAAGACCATCCTAGCTATTTTTCTATTTAAGTTAATGCTCACATCTGATGAGGATTTTAATTATAGAGAATTTGGTGAAGACGAAAAAGATTTTATAAATAAGGTAAAGCTTTTAAAGATAAAGTTTCCTAATCCTAAAATGGGTTTGGTTATAGCAATGGGTTCTTTTAGAAAAACTATTAAAAAGGTTTTTCGAAACATTAGTGGTTTAAATTCTAATCTTGTTATTGGCCCTTCAGATCTGGAATATGAATCATATGATATTCTATTTGTAGACGAATCTCATCGTTTGCGAAAAAGAGTAAATCTTGGCCCATACTTCGCAATTTATGACAGGGTTTGTAACGCACTAAAACTAGACAAACTAAACACTTCAGAATTAGCTTGGACTCAATTAAGGTCAAATAAAGTATTATATTTTTACGATGCTAAACAATCTATAAAACCATCTGATGTTGATGCTGTTGATTTTGAAAACTTAAAAATTGCTCCTAACTCTATAAATGTCAAATTGCATTCGCAGTTCAGAGTAAAAGGAGGCAATGGATTTGTTGATTTTGTGAATAATTTATTAGACAATACTTTTAAGAATAAAGAGTTCAAATACAACGATACCAATTATGACTTACTGCTTTTTGATAATTTTTCTGAATTCGTGAATGAACTAAGAGAAAAGAACGAAAAACATCAGCTGTCAAGATTCATTGCTGGCTATGCCTGGCCATGGATAAGTCAGAATGACCCTGATGCATATGATATTGAAATAGAAAACATCAAACTAAAATGGAACTCAACTGCAATTGATTACATCAATTCTGATATTGATGCAAAAGAGGTAGGTTGTATTCATACCACTCAAGGTTACGACCTCAATTACGCAGCAATAATTTTTGGACCTGAAATAATATACAATCCAATATCAAAAGAAATAGAGATAGTCAAGGAAAATTATAAAGACAGAAATGGAACTGCAACAATAAGAGATAACGCAATACTGAAAGACTATGTAGTAAATATTTACAAGACTATAATGCTCAGAGGCATACTAGGTTGCTACATTTATGTGTGTGACGAAAATTTGCGAAATTTTTTTAAAAAGCATATTTATTTATTTAATGAAAACAAGACTCCAATTATTGCGATTGCCGAGGCAAAAGAAATTCAATTAATTCCATTTGAAAATAGCGTACCACTATACTCTTTAAAAGTGGCTGCAGGTGAATTTAAATTTAATGACAGAATCCCTGAAGAAAAATTCATTTTAGTTCCTGATGGCGTAAAAATTACACAAGACCATTTTGCGTGTAGAATAATTGGGAACTCCATGAATAAAATAGTACAAGATGGTCAAATAGCTTTGTTTAAGAGGTATACTGGCGGTAGTAGAAATGGCTTAATGGTCATTGCCGAGTATTACGACCATCAAGATTTAGATTATGGTTCTTGCTATACATTCAAGGAATATTACAGTCAAAAAGCAATTAACGAAGAAAGTTGGCATCATGAAAAAATTATTCTTAAACCAAAGTCATTTGATGCTTCATATCAAGATATAGTAATTGACCCAAATGCAATAAATGAAAAGACCTTTAGTGTAATTGGAATATTTGATAGAGTAATAGAATAA
- a CDS encoding SH3 domain-containing protein, producing MKKLFFLTLLLLTASVGFSQSYLGWVTKQVNFRQGPGTDYGVISSLKQGTQIFIVSLETENDFYNIIDIATDKEGYIHKSFVKLGDIVEKNERGMFTPSGKTSTYNPEIEIFNNTSMTLTLKLNSETYSFSPKQKRTITLSPGTYNYRASAPGVIPNIGTEYMESNMGYTWQFYIVTERR from the coding sequence ATGAAAAAACTATTCTTTTTAACTCTTTTACTTTTGACAGCTTCAGTTGGGTTCAGCCAGTCATATTTGGGCTGGGTGACAAAACAGGTCAACTTCAGACAAGGACCCGGGACTGACTACGGAGTAATTTCATCATTGAAGCAGGGAACACAAATATTTATTGTATCCCTTGAAACCGAAAATGATTTTTATAACATAATTGACATTGCAACCGACAAAGAAGGTTATATACATAAATCCTTTGTAAAACTTGGTGATATTGTAGAGAAAAATGAAAGGGGTATGTTTACTCCAAGTGGTAAGACTTCCACTTACAATCCCGAAATTGAAATATTCAATAATACTTCAATGACACTTACTTTAAAATTGAATAGTGAAACCTATTCGTTCTCACCCAAACAAAAAAGAACTATTACACTAAGTCCAGGGACATATAATTATCGTGCATCAGCACCAGGTGTTATTCCAAACATTGGGACTGAATATATGGAGAGTAATATGGGCTACACTTGGCAATTTTATATAGTAACTGAAAGAAGGTAA
- a CDS encoding DoxX family protein yields the protein METQSMSKTRKIINWIFVGLMSALFIMSATMKLMAGADAEIAVNFVKWGLEGKLMLIGMGELIAAILFLIPRTSSLGVLLLSAHLGGAIATHMEHGEMFIPQAIMLLLVWVANYLRNPEMLSSFFKK from the coding sequence ATGGAAACTCAATCAATGTCAAAAACAAGAAAAATCATCAACTGGATATTTGTAGGACTAATGTCCGCCTTGTTCATTATGAGTGCAACCATGAAACTAATGGCAGGTGCAGACGCAGAAATTGCTGTAAACTTTGTTAAGTGGGGACTGGAAGGCAAATTGATGTTAATAGGAATGGGCGAACTCATTGCAGCAATTTTATTTCTGATTCCCCGAACATCATCATTGGGAGTTCTGTTGCTCTCTGCTCATTTGGGAGGTGCAATTGCCACACACATGGAACATGGAGAAATGTTTATTCCCCAAGCAATAATGCTGTTATTGGTATGGGTTGCTAATTATTTGCGTAATCCGGAAATGCTGTCAAGTTTCTTTAAAAAATAA